The following are encoded in a window of Castanea sativa cultivar Marrone di Chiusa Pesio chromosome 5, ASM4071231v1 genomic DNA:
- the LOC142634854 gene encoding uncharacterized protein LOC142634854 has protein sequence MAMKVVSSCLLVISVVLSILLSSHHFAKADNEIGKPLITKTCTQTDFPDVCTSISESDPHSSSANLTGLSRIGLEFTAAKVNETTAEAYKLLINATEYYQWSMRSACFQEYNSSVHQVYKGLEYFDQQKYHKANEIVFLVNGEIHTCSVRDVPELTGTNTLLSKFTTDLQTILHQLY, from the coding sequence ATGGCCATGAAAGTTGTTTCCTCGTGTCTCCTAGTGATTTCAGTTGTACTCTCTATCTTGCTTTCAAGCCACCATTTTGCAAAAGCCGATAATGAGATTGGCAAGCCCCTAATAACCAAAACTTGCACCCAAACTGACTTTCCTGATGTTTGCACCTCAATTTCGGAGTCAGATCCTCACAGCTCCAGTGCAAATCTTACTGGCCTTTCTAGGATTGGCTTGGAATTTACTGCAGCCAAAGTTAATGAGACTACTGCAGAGGCGTATAAGTTGTTGATCAATGCAACAGAGTATTATCAATGGTCAATGCGTTCTGCTTGTTTTCAAGAATATAATTCAAGCGTCCATCAAGTTTACAAGGGTCTCGAATATTTTGATCAGCAAAAGTATCACAAGGCAAACGAAATTGTGTTTCTTGTAAATGGAGAAATTCATACTTGCAGTGTACGAGACGTCCCGGAGTTAACTGGAACCAATACATTGCTATCAAAGTTCACTACTGATCTACAAACAATCCTGCATCAACTTTACTAA